The Engystomops pustulosus chromosome 9, aEngPut4.maternal, whole genome shotgun sequence genome includes a window with the following:
- the LOC140076515 gene encoding 3-galactosyl-N-acetylglucosaminide 4-alpha-L-fucosyltransferase FUT3-like: MVLASINHKHVYIVTLVFSVFFLSFVWHHENISSGVSSHIQKLICQEKETTNTTEIKTNMVPHLPTSQPSTAKSTQRPTTSTLRPTTSNSNNVEEIVVLIWKWPWGTQTPLDKCPEYGILGCKLTSDRRLYNVSNAVIIHHADIMYSKNALPQDPKPYSQRWIWWNLEPPRIIHNLEMLDNLFNMTMTFRIDSDIFTPYGQMEPLKQRLQNFTIPPKSKLVGWVVSKWYSGAPRIAYYEEFKKHISIDVYGARHKKLSSGDFHATISQYKFYLAFENSVYKDYITEKLWSNAFGTWTVPVVLGTSRENYERFLPGDAFIHVNDFPSPKELAAYLLELDKDDEKYRKYFHWRHQYRVLLHKGYSHSYCKACKVIRENPVYQVIHSVDKWFLQDV, translated from the coding sequence ATGGTCTTAGCTTCAATCAACCACAAGCATGTATACATAGTCACCCTTGTGTTCTCCGTGTTCTTCCTATCGTTTGTATGGCACCACGAGAACATCTCCTCAGGAGTGTCGTCACATATTCAAAAGTTGATTTGTCAAGAAAAAGAGACCACAAACACGACGGAAATAAAAACCAACATGGTGCCACATCTCCCCACATCCCAACCAAGTACGGCCAAGTCCACTCAACGTCCCACCACGTCCACCTTACGGCCTACAACGTCCAACTCAAACAATGTGGAGGAGATTGTTGTCCTCATTTGGAAATGGCCTTGGGGTACTCAAACCCCATTAGATAAGTGCCCAGAATATGGAATATTGGGGTGTAAGTTGACATCAGACAGGCGTCTGTATAATGTTTCTAATGCAGTCATAATTCACCACGCAGATATTATGTATAGCAAAAATGCTTTACCTCAAGATCCAAAACCTTATTCTCAACGTTGGATCTGGTGGAATTTGGAGCCACCACGGATTATCCACAACCTGGAGATGTTAGATAATTTATTTAACATGACCATGACCTTCCGAATAGATTCTGATATATTTACTCCATATGGTCAGATGGAGCCattaaagcagaggcttcagaacttcACCATTCCACCAAAATCCAAACTGGTCGGTTGGGTGGTCAGTAAGTGGTACTCTGGAGCCCCCCGCATTGCTTATTATGAGGAGTTCAAGAAACACATCTCTATTGATGTCTATGGAGCAAGACATAAGAAACTAAGCTCGGGGGATTTCCATGCCACCATATCACAATATAAGTTCTACTTGGCCTTCGAGAATTCAGTCTACAAGGATTATATCACCGAGAAGTTATGGTCCAATGCTTTTGGTACATGGACGGTTCCAGTTGTGTTGGGAACATCTCGGGAGAACTATGAACGTTTTCTACCTGGAGATGCCTTCATTCATGTAAATGATTTTCCAAGTCCCAAGGAACTTGCTGCTTATCTTCTAGAGTTGGACAAGGACGATGAGAAGTATAGGAAGTATTTCCACTGGAGACATCAGTATCGTGTCCTTCTACATAAAGGTTACTCACATTCATATTGCAAAGCATGTAAAGTAATCAGAGAAAATCCAGTGTATCAGGTCATTCACAGTGTGGACAAGTGGTTCCTCCAAGATGTGTAA